The following are from one region of the Juglans regia cultivar Chandler chromosome 10, Walnut 2.0, whole genome shotgun sequence genome:
- the LOC108986440 gene encoding phenolic glucoside malonyltransferase 1-like, translating into MATKNSVTILEVCRVSPPQKTPVSAIPTTLPLTFFDVLWLRFAPVQRVFFYETSHTDSPFLDTILPKLKDSLSLTLEQYLPLAGTLKWPKDSHKPIINYTEGDAISLSVAESNANFYHLSGDNFVEAVEYHPLVPHLATSTEACSVIALQVTTFSNCGFCIGITAHHAVLDGRSSTMFMKSWARICKLGGTDALSLEPELTPCYDRMVIKDPIGLEAIYLNQWMNENGPNNKSLMVWELKTPPDTVRGTFKLTRANLEKLRQLIMTSMLEDKNKQKQPLHLSTFTLTCAYTFVCLAKAEQPRDTKYLTAFSVDARHRLEDPIPGTYFGNCVAGRIATLEGNELSGEEGMAVAVKAISEAIRSLGDGVLSGAEKWIEIVFTPKNARVIGVAGSPRFELYSTDFGWGKPMKVDMISIDKTGAISLSETRDGAGEVEVGLVLKKPEMEVFASLFAKGLEGL; encoded by the coding sequence ATGGCAACCAAAAATTCAGTTACAATACTTGAGGTTTGCAGGGTGTCTCCCCCACAGAAGACCCCTGTCTCGGCCATTCCAACCACTCTTCCTCTTACCTTCTTTGATGTACTCTGGCTAAGATTTGCTCCGGTTCAGCGTGTTTTCTTCTACGAAACCTCTCATACTGACTCACCTTTCCTGGATACCATTCTTCCAAAACTCAAAGATTCGCTCTCCCTCACCCTCGAACAATATCTTCCACTTGCCGGTACCCTCAAATGGCCGAAAGATTCCCACAAACCGATCATAAATTACACCGAGGGCGATGCAATTTCACTCTCTGTAGCTGAGTCTAACGCCAACTTCTACCATCTCTCAGGCGACAACTTTGTCGAAGCTGTCGAATACCATCCTCTCGTACCCCACTTGGCGACTTCCACCGAAGCTTGCTCGGTGATAGCTTTACAAGTCACAACGTTCTCAAACTGCGGGTTTTGTATTGGAATCACCGCACACCATGCTGTTCTTGACGGGAGAAGTTCGACCATGTTTATGAAGTCATGGGCTCGCATATGCAAACTTGGAGGTACAGATGCTCTGTCCTTGGAGCCGGAGCTAACACCATGCTATGACAGGATGGTCATCAAGGATCCGATTGGGCTGGAAGCAATCTACCTGAACCAGTGGATGAACGAGAATGGTCCAAACAACAAGAGCTTAATGGTATGGGAACTAAAAACTCCACCAGATACGGTTCGAGGCACCTTCAAGTTGACTCGTGCCAACCTGGAAAAGCTCAGGCAATTGATCATGACAAGCATGCTGGAGGACAAGAATAAACAAAAGCAACCGTTGCACTTGTCGACGTTTACACTAACTTGTGCCTACACGTTTGTTTGTCTTGCGAAGGCAGAACAACCAAGGGACACCAAATACCTTACTGCCTTTAGTGTGGACGCCAGGCATCGATTAGAGGATCCTATCCCTGGGACTTATTTTGGAAACTGCGTAGCAGGTCGTATAGCCACTTTAGAGGGAAACGAGCTTTCGGGAGAAGAGGGGATGGCGGTTGCGGTAAAGGCTATCAGCGAAGCAATCAGAAGTTTAGGTGATGGCGTCCTAAGTGGGGCCGAAAAATGGATTGAAATAGTGTTCACTCCAAAGAATGCTAGAGTAATTGGCGTTGCGGGCTCACCTCGATTTGAGCTTTACAGTACTGATTTTGGGTGGGGAAAGCCAATGAAGGTGGATATGATATCCATAGATAAAACAGGGGCTATTTCTCTTTCTGAAACTAGAGATGGTGCTGGAGAAGTCGAAGTAGGTTTGGTTTTGAAGAAACCTGAAATGGAAGTGTTTGCGTCACTTTTTGCCAAAGGTCTTGAAGGTCTGTAA